A section of the Oryza sativa Japonica Group chromosome 1, ASM3414082v1 genome encodes:
- the LOC4325380 gene encoding F-box/FBD/LRR-repeat protein At1g16930: MAAETRPSRYRRLRKASDLSTATTASPLSKRICMGKKCTSYEDRISSLPEEILLMILGKLDTRTTVTTTILSKRWRDLPRCLPTSYNLAVDDILPPRYHRLKRLNMEAKAAYETEKIVHKLTDIYAIKARHERWMTTIRPLTAILERYERRAMRRYVKQVNAFLLAPKNVRQRWPVQKLRLQTLGRWHENIDEWITTAIAKWGVEDFELVVDGFCLGYDLKQLDTYRSLRLERLALSNCEAVCAWNCLTVKRLTKLSLSEGSFMGLLNDILANCVQLTDFRVAFSSYYRAKVRIYAPSSKLKNLQVDRCNFGKIYLICLPCLETFVCRGRPTKLSYGEVPQLRHVRLDYIQTEDNDIDDESGTKRTYPPSKFFKKIPKLDSLVLQFKGTQMWIEPFVVLSEFSQLKKLFIANVPVNWDILWILLLLDATPALESLHVHIDNNSEDRTAGDLCASLDVGVQQDRYRHLKELVVAGFDGLGWQAGFVRLIMKRSPLLRRVHLLDGEVRDDEGELGDLQIVPRHREWHECERAEVLDDLTTGFRWPPQIILE, translated from the exons ATGGCTGCAGAGACGCGTCCTAGCCGCTACCGTCGGCTTCGGAAGGCCTCGGATCTCTCTaccgccaccaccgcttccCCACTCTCCAAACGG ATTTGTATGGGCAAGAAATGCACCAGTTATGAGGACAGGATCAGCAGCTTACCTGAAGAGATACTACTCATGATCCTTGGCAAGCTAGACACACGGACGACAGTAACAACCACCATCCTTTCAAAGAGATGGCGTGATCTTCCTCGATGTTTGCCCACATCCTATAACCTTGCTGTCGATGACATCCTCCCACCACGGTATCACCGCCTCAAACGCCTTAACATGGAGGCTAAGGCGGCCTATGAAACAGAGAAGATTGTACACAAACTGACCGACATCTATGCCATCAAGGCTCGGCATGAGCGTTGGATGACCACTATCAGACCACTCACGGCCATCCTAGAACGCTACGAGCGCCGGGCCATGAGACGCTATGTCAAGCAGGTGAATGCATTTCTTCTAGCTCCAAAGAATGTGCGTCAACGCTGGCCTGTCCAGAAGCTGAGGCTCCAAACGCTAGGGCGTTGGCATGAGAATATTGATGAATGGATCACCACAGCCATTGCCAAGTGGGGTGTCGAGGATTTTGAGCTTGTTGTCGATGGCTTTTGCCTGGGCTATGACCTCAAGCAGCTGGATACATACCGGAGCTTGCGGCTGGAGCGGCTTGCGTTGTCCAATTGCGAGGCTGTTTGTGCATGGAACTGCTTGACAGTAAAGAGGCTCACCAAACTCTCATTGAGTGAAGGTTCATTTATGGGATTGCTCAATGATATCCTTGCAAACTGCGTGCAGCTAACAGATTTCAGGGTCGCATTTTCAAGTTATTACCGAGCCAAAGTCCGTATCTATGCCCCATCATCGAAATTAAAGAATCTGCAAGTGGACAGGTGCAACTTTGGGAAAATCTATCTGATATGTCTGCCTTGTCTTGAAACTTTTGTTTGCCGCGGTCGCCCGACCAAGTTATCCTATGGTGAGGTGCCTCAGCTCAGGCATGTGAGGTTGGACTACATTCAAACTGAAGATAACGACATAGATGATGAATCTGGTACTAAGAGGACATATCCACCGAGCAAATTCTTCAAAAAGATCCCAAAACTAGATTCCCTTGTTCTTCAGTTCAAAGGGACACAG ATGTGGATCGAACCATTTGTTGTTCTCAGTGAGTTCAGTCAGCTCAAGAAGCTCTTCATCGCAAATGTCCCAGTGAACTGGGATATACTGTGGATTCTCCTACTGCTCGATGCAACGCCAGCCTTGGAGTCATTACATGTTCAT ATTGACAACAACTCAGAAGACAGAACTGCAGGTGATCTCTGCGCCAGCCTCGACGTCGGTGTGCAGCAGGATCGATACCGTCACCTGAAGGAGCTCGTCGTGGCCGGCTTCGACGGACTGGGCTGGCAAGCTGGCTTTGTCAGGCTGATAATGAAGAGGTCGCCGTTGCTGAGACGCGTTCACCTGCTTGACGGGGAGGTCAGGGATGACGAGGGGGAGCTGGGGGATCTGCAGATCGTCCCACGCCACCGGGAGTGGCACGAGTGTGAGCGAGCTGAGGTGCTCGATGACCTCACCACTGGGTTTCGCTGGCCTCCTCAAATAATTCTGGAATAA
- the LOC107281468 gene encoding uncharacterized protein, translating to MEMAVSGITAQLSTGLAILSVGAAHDKGKELTVIDVDVNVGGGRVRSNWWEKSRAARSGNPGRYFSASARHPTAVSHRAYASLAPLTGPTRSPARAMTRARPRQPSGTRKRRSRRARTPSPPAAVAAPPSRLAPAQPAEK from the coding sequence ATGGAGATGGCCGTGTCCGGCATCACCGCGCAGCTCAGCACCGGCCTCGCCATCCTCTCGGTCGGCGCCGCCCATGACAAAGGCAAGGAGCTCACCGTCATCGACGTCGACGtcaacgtcggcggcggccgggtccGCAGCAACTGGTGGGAGAAGAGCCGCGCCGCCCGGTCGGGCAACCCCGGCCGGTACTTCTCCGCGAGCGCCCGGCACCCCACCGCCGTGTCCCACCGCGCGTACGCGTCGCTGGCGCCGCTGACAGGGCCGACGCGTTCTCCGGCGCGCGCGATGACACGAGCGCGCCCACGTCAGCCGAGCGGGACGAGGAAGCGGAGAAGCCGCCGCGCTCGCACGCCGTCTCCGCCGGCGGCCGTCGCTGCACCACCCTCCCGCCTCGCGCCCGCCCAGCCTgcagagaagtga